A genomic segment from Candidatus Korarchaeum cryptofilum OPF8 encodes:
- a CDS encoding DegT/DnrJ/EryC1/StrS family aminotransferase: protein MIPISKPCIGEREILSVSEVLRSGKLAQGELVERFERSFSSYVGSKYAIAVSNGTAALHVALIAMGVGPGDEVIVPSYTFFATASTVILSGARPVFVDVDPRTGTMDPKDVKRKISGRTKVVVPVHIHGHPADLDAIGEVLGEREILILEDCAQAHGALYKGRKVGAIGEVGAFSFYPTKNMTTGEGGIITTNDEEIYLRARAIRDQGQISKYEHHFIGFNYRMTEINAAIGLVQLERLDEFNRRRKEIASIYTEELSDLVETPYVAEWADPVWHLYPVRVRGKRDKALKLLAEEGVMARAAYPMPLQEQPVISKLKDRYHNFLSTLFEDLEISGDTPNAKALCEEILYLPLYHCMTDEEVEKVVKVAKSVFRSL from the coding sequence TTGATACCGATATCTAAGCCATGCATAGGTGAGAGGGAGATCTTAAGCGTATCTGAAGTCCTGAGATCCGGAAAACTGGCTCAAGGGGAGCTCGTTGAGAGATTCGAGAGGTCCTTCTCCTCCTATGTGGGAAGTAAGTATGCCATCGCTGTTTCCAACGGTACGGCTGCATTACATGTAGCCCTTATTGCAATGGGCGTTGGACCCGGGGATGAGGTCATAGTCCCCAGCTATACGTTTTTCGCGACGGCATCGACTGTAATACTCTCGGGAGCTAGACCCGTCTTCGTCGATGTTGACCCGAGGACAGGTACGATGGATCCGAAAGATGTCAAGAGGAAGATCTCGGGGAGGACTAAGGTGGTGGTACCTGTCCATATACATGGGCATCCAGCTGATTTAGATGCTATTGGGGAAGTTTTGGGGGAAAGGGAGATCCTAATTTTGGAGGATTGCGCTCAGGCACACGGAGCCCTCTACAAGGGCCGGAAAGTTGGGGCTATAGGTGAGGTAGGAGCCTTCAGCTTCTATCCGACTAAGAACATGACTACAGGGGAAGGGGGTATTATAACGACGAACGATGAGGAGATATACTTAAGGGCTAGAGCCATCAGGGATCAGGGGCAGATCTCAAAATATGAGCATCACTTCATAGGATTCAATTACAGGATGACTGAGATAAATGCTGCAATAGGATTGGTTCAGCTCGAAAGATTAGATGAATTCAACAGAAGGAGGAAGGAGATAGCTTCAATTTACACGGAAGAATTATCGGATCTTGTTGAAACGCCATATGTCGCTGAATGGGCCGATCCCGTCTGGCACCTCTACCCGGTGAGGGTGAGAGGGAAGAGAGATAAAGCACTGAAGCTCTTGGCCGAGGAAGGCGTTATGGCCAGAGCAGCTTATCCGATGCCCCTGCAGGAACAACCCGTGATCTCAAAATTAAAAGATAGATATCATAATTTCCTCAGCACACTATTCGAGGATCTCGAGATCTCCGGAGACACGCCGAATGCTAAGGCCCTCTGTGAGGAAATACTATATCTTCCCTTATATCACTGCATGACTGATGAGGAAGTTGAGAAAGTCGTCAAGGTAGCTAAGTCCGTCTTCAGATCCCTTTAG
- a CDS encoding NUDIX hydrolase, which yields MRGTKIHVVPCVVVFNKEGKVLLLKRARSKRNGGKWEIPGGSLKYGESPRKGAIRELMEETGIRLNPLFIIPVDTFGFLYPEMGVEFIIPLYSVKVGEFEPRIRGEEHDGWGWFTIDEIKEMELRDESMKGAYIMVLAAKKVMDKLGGNVRSSEYDGLPSEEPSA from the coding sequence TTGAGGGGAACTAAGATACACGTAGTCCCATGCGTAGTTGTATTCAATAAAGAGGGGAAGGTCCTCCTGCTGAAGAGGGCTAGGAGCAAGAGGAACGGGGGGAAGTGGGAGATACCTGGGGGTAGCCTGAAGTACGGCGAGTCCCCTAGGAAAGGAGCTATAAGGGAGCTCATGGAAGAGACTGGAATAAGACTGAATCCTCTATTCATAATTCCAGTGGATACATTCGGATTCCTCTATCCAGAGATGGGAGTCGAGTTCATAATACCCCTATATTCTGTTAAAGTTGGGGAATTCGAGCCGAGGATAAGAGGAGAGGAGCACGATGGATGGGGCTGGTTCACAATAGATGAGATTAAGGAAATGGAGTTGAGGGATGAGAGCATGAAGGGAGCCTATATTATGGTCCTGGCAGCTAAGAAGGTTATGGATAAACTGGGAGGGAATGTTAGATCATCCGAATATGACGGACTCCCTTCCGAAGAGCCTAGCGCTTAA
- a CDS encoding DUF1512 domain-containing protein, translating to MYSDLKDVRLMQVGQGDWLSWIFFIIFIMIMQFYANRLQAQIWISEISRALSKLEEYSNDSARKFIEEASKYGRSQEEVKSIYNKVKGFFLIEPVTLDPYGAVRRLEHLLNTMRDHLNALMKDIAPNADGWKRSNLRDQMASALTLDMIYRIIRHYFILGRKTQNLIYIAQIQMLLPEIMRIAKAYWKAGDAFRLGIPIGDGIGPLVALKLMNGAEFTEIAENIVGAEVDIEGRRVMVIKAKGPGSEVGRPGLAIERIVEGREGKVSLIITIDAASKLEGEPTAEIAEGIGAAIGDPGPEKYKIEEVATKYAIPLHAIAIKEDQLDAITSMSEEIARSVDEVIGRVKATIVSKTLPGDYVIVAGIGNTMGIGNRMGGA from the coding sequence TTGTATAGCGACCTAAAAGATGTGAGATTGATGCAGGTCGGCCAGGGTGATTGGCTCTCCTGGATATTCTTCATAATATTCATCATGATAATGCAATTCTACGCGAATAGACTGCAGGCCCAGATATGGATAAGCGAGATAAGCAGGGCCCTATCAAAGCTGGAGGAGTATAGCAATGACTCCGCTAGGAAATTCATAGAGGAGGCATCCAAGTACGGGAGATCTCAGGAAGAAGTAAAATCCATTTACAACAAAGTCAAGGGGTTCTTCCTGATAGAGCCAGTCACCTTAGATCCATATGGAGCTGTAAGGAGGCTTGAGCATCTCTTAAATACGATGAGAGACCACCTTAATGCGTTAATGAAGGATATAGCCCCTAATGCAGATGGCTGGAAGAGATCCAACTTGAGGGACCAGATGGCTAGCGCTTTGACTCTCGACATGATATATAGAATCATAAGGCACTACTTCATCCTCGGGAGGAAGACCCAGAACTTAATATACATAGCTCAGATACAGATGCTCCTCCCCGAGATAATGAGGATAGCTAAAGCCTATTGGAAAGCAGGTGACGCTTTCAGACTCGGGATACCGATAGGTGATGGGATAGGTCCTCTAGTCGCTTTGAAATTGATGAACGGTGCTGAATTCACAGAGATCGCTGAAAACATAGTGGGGGCTGAAGTAGATATCGAGGGGAGGAGAGTGATGGTGATAAAGGCGAAGGGGCCAGGTTCTGAAGTTGGAAGGCCTGGTTTAGCGATAGAAAGGATTGTAGAGGGTAGAGAAGGCAAAGTTTCCCTCATAATAACGATAGATGCTGCTTCTAAGCTAGAGGGAGAGCCCACAGCAGAGATAGCTGAAGGTATAGGGGCAGCTATAGGCGATCCTGGACCTGAGAAGTATAAGATAGAGGAAGTAGCTACGAAGTATGCCATACCTCTGCATGCGATCGCGATAAAGGAGGATCAACTAGATGCCATAACGAGCATGAGCGAGGAGATAGCGAGATCAGTTGATGAAGTTATAGGGAGGGTGAAGGCGACCATAGTATCGAAGACCCTGCCCGGAGATTATGTAATAGTAGCGGGAATAGGGAACACTATGGGCATAGGGAACAGGATGGGAGGCGCATGA
- a CDS encoding HAD-IB family phosphatase: MRYMACFDMDGTLIEVKSSWEFIHEILGTEEEARIYRQMYERGEIDYRRWAELDVSSWRRRDFSEVLRRVDSIRLMENSERSIKMLKDSGFIVGVISSGLNVIADKICERLGMDFCKSARLLLEGNEVIGLAEDLPPDEKGSVLEEVARGYGIPLTRVAFVGDGDSDLSIFEMDLGLKIAFRPRSERIVRLADHVVHDLLEASELILRWSKGAR, translated from the coding sequence ATGAGGTACATGGCCTGCTTCGATATGGATGGGACGCTCATTGAGGTAAAAAGTTCCTGGGAGTTCATTCATGAGATCTTAGGGACTGAGGAAGAGGCTCGCATTTACAGGCAGATGTATGAGAGGGGAGAGATAGATTACAGGAGATGGGCAGAGCTCGATGTATCTTCTTGGAGGAGAAGGGATTTTTCGGAAGTTCTAAGGAGAGTGGATTCCATAAGATTGATGGAGAACTCGGAGAGATCCATAAAAATGCTTAAGGATTCTGGCTTCATCGTCGGTGTCATAAGCTCCGGGCTGAACGTGATCGCTGATAAGATCTGCGAGAGGCTTGGGATGGACTTCTGTAAGAGTGCAAGACTCCTTTTAGAGGGAAATGAGGTAATAGGATTGGCTGAGGACCTCCCACCAGATGAGAAGGGATCTGTACTTGAGGAAGTCGCTAGGGGTTATGGTATACCTCTGACCAGAGTGGCTTTCGTGGGCGATGGGGATAGCGATCTCTCCATATTCGAGATGGACTTGGGACTGAAGATAGCGTTCAGGCCCAGATCCGAGAGGATAGTGAGGCTCGCGGATCATGTAGTGCATGATCTGCTTGAGGCATCTGAGCTCATCCTGAGGTGGTCGAAAGGTGCGAGGTGA
- a CDS encoding macro domain-containing protein, whose product MPRLILVLGDITEVESDAIVNPANVFLMMGGGVAGAIKRKGGEEIEREAMRKAPLKIGEAIETSAGKLKAKYVIHAPTVESPGGSSSPEYIRAAVKASLKKGEELGIRSIAFPAMGAGVGGVPVEESVRIILEEIKASPIEEVLLVTRNKQDLEVFKRVSEYMGIPFEVRGV is encoded by the coding sequence ATGCCAAGGCTGATCCTCGTGCTAGGGGACATAACGGAAGTTGAGTCCGATGCTATCGTCAACCCGGCCAACGTATTCTTGATGATGGGAGGGGGCGTTGCCGGAGCTATAAAGAGAAAGGGAGGGGAGGAAATAGAGAGGGAGGCCATGAGAAAGGCACCTTTAAAGATAGGTGAAGCCATAGAGACCTCAGCTGGGAAGTTAAAAGCGAAATATGTGATACATGCACCCACCGTGGAGAGCCCGGGGGGATCCAGTAGCCCCGAATACATAAGGGCTGCTGTCAAAGCATCTTTGAAGAAGGGGGAAGAGCTCGGGATTAGGAGTATAGCTTTTCCTGCGATGGGAGCTGGAGTTGGGGGAGTTCCGGTGGAAGAATCCGTTAGGATAATACTTGAGGAAATAAAGGCGTCTCCCATCGAGGAGGTACTCTTAGTGACTAGGAACAAGCAGGACTTAGAGGTATTCAAGAGAGTTTCTGAGTATATGGGAATACCGTTCGAGGTACGAGGGGTTTAG
- a CDS encoding ABC transporter permease, with translation MRRLFKGSSGIVKFTRGLGQMGYGLPKRGWIVVAWKEFLEAIRDRRTILNVIILPLVLMPIIIALPIVMISPKTLPPKVMVVICDKNATDLVSYFNSISEADLSIRFDCKGNYSEMILNGDIDLIVEVPSGFSENLSRGRSSHVFYYYDPLSTKSSSAIGVVQEPISSYSRKVLLDRLKEINLSIDYVNPVIAVAKQVTRSGGEVGAGEMITAMILPMMVGVIAITGAGTFAIDMVAGERERRTIEALLTNPVSKMEILLGKFSSLIVLSIISGLSTLLSTLLGIGLSLEFSLSGVGSNQTVTMGLPNPVYAILGVLLTVILGGLTGNAALVAASSFAKTFKEAEQYVGALFFVLMLPMIIVPYAPTSLHPLLRLLPITSLAMFARDTILMSDPLAIATSFFSSVIYLVIFLVLSARLFGRESVIFG, from the coding sequence TTGAGAAGGTTGTTTAAGGGATCTTCGGGAATAGTTAAGTTCACCAGGGGCTTGGGTCAGATGGGTTATGGCCTCCCTAAGAGAGGCTGGATTGTAGTAGCTTGGAAGGAGTTTTTAGAGGCTATTAGGGATAGGAGAACGATATTGAATGTCATTATACTTCCTCTAGTACTGATGCCCATCATAATAGCCCTTCCTATAGTCATGATCAGCCCGAAGACGCTTCCTCCTAAAGTGATGGTCGTTATATGCGATAAGAATGCCACGGATCTCGTCAGTTACTTCAATTCCATATCGGAAGCGGATTTATCCATTAGATTCGATTGTAAAGGAAACTACAGCGAGATGATATTGAACGGAGATATCGATTTAATAGTCGAAGTACCTTCAGGATTCTCGGAAAATTTGAGCAGAGGCAGAAGCTCCCACGTATTCTATTACTATGATCCTCTCAGCACGAAATCCTCTTCAGCAATCGGAGTGGTGCAGGAGCCTATATCATCATATTCCAGGAAAGTTTTGCTGGATAGGCTGAAAGAGATCAATTTATCCATCGATTATGTTAATCCAGTGATCGCTGTGGCTAAGCAGGTGACTAGGTCGGGCGGAGAGGTTGGAGCTGGTGAGATGATAACTGCGATGATCCTGCCTATGATGGTGGGGGTAATAGCGATAACTGGAGCGGGGACGTTCGCGATAGATATGGTAGCGGGTGAGAGGGAGAGGAGGACGATAGAGGCCTTGCTCACAAATCCTGTCAGTAAGATGGAGATTCTCCTCGGTAAGTTCTCTTCTCTAATAGTTCTATCGATTATAAGCGGTTTATCAACACTTCTCTCAACTTTATTAGGGATAGGGCTGTCCCTAGAGTTCTCCTTATCAGGAGTGGGATCTAATCAGACCGTAACGATGGGGCTCCCCAATCCAGTCTACGCGATACTCGGCGTACTTCTTACAGTGATATTAGGAGGGCTTACCGGAAATGCAGCACTAGTTGCTGCATCTTCATTCGCTAAGACATTTAAGGAAGCTGAACAGTATGTGGGAGCGCTCTTCTTCGTTTTAATGCTACCTATGATCATTGTACCTTATGCACCAACATCCCTGCACCCGCTCCTCAGGCTTCTTCCCATTACGAGCCTCGCGATGTTCGCCAGGGATACTATCCTAATGAGCGACCCACTAGCTATCGCTACATCATTCTTCTCCTCAGTCATTTATCTGGTAATCTTCCTCGTGTTAAGCGCTAGGCTCTTCGGAAGGGAGTCCGTCATATTCGGATGA
- a CDS encoding CTP synthase — MDFKLILVTGGVISGLGKGVVAASIGKIVQSRGLSVSMIKIDPYLNPDPGTLNPVEHGEVFITEDVWNFSPGGVEFKIAEIDEDFGHYERFLDINMHPSNNITSGQVMLSVILGERRGHYLGQTIRLIPHVTNEIKSRIYGVAERERPDVLIVELGGTVGDYEAMAFVEALRQLRLELGSGNSLHVHVTYVPFVETVGEFKTKPAQLFFREILAAGLPPDIVIARTSSPLPENVKKKLALYASVPLNSVFDDPNLSVTYELPLYLENQGFGKILSEKLHIDGSPDLSEWEEIVRKFKVGIRKRIAMVGKYWRMADVYISILEAIKHAGAFLGVLPEIIPVDSECIERGDELEKMEGADGIVLTPGFGSRGTEGMIYAASWALKNEKPFLGICFGAQLATVAFAREVMGWKGANSTEIDANTPWPVVDLLPEQKAVKEIGGTMRLGGHEVVLLGGKLRAAYGRDRIVERFRHRYHIIKEYAERMEGAGYRVTAVDPSGEIINAFEVEGHPYFVGVQFHPEFKSRPGRPSPTYVSFIEAAKGI, encoded by the coding sequence GTGGACTTCAAGCTCATACTAGTAACCGGTGGCGTGATAAGCGGACTCGGTAAAGGTGTGGTAGCTGCATCAATAGGGAAAATAGTCCAATCTAGGGGCTTATCTGTCTCAATGATAAAGATAGATCCTTATCTGAACCCGGATCCTGGGACCCTGAATCCCGTAGAGCATGGAGAGGTATTCATAACGGAGGATGTATGGAACTTCAGCCCTGGAGGTGTGGAGTTCAAGATAGCCGAAATAGATGAAGATTTCGGCCATTATGAGAGGTTCCTCGATATAAATATGCACCCCTCCAATAACATAACGAGCGGTCAAGTGATGCTTAGCGTGATATTAGGGGAGAGGAGGGGGCATTACCTCGGACAGACGATAAGGTTGATCCCCCACGTCACTAACGAGATCAAGAGCAGGATATACGGGGTGGCTGAAAGGGAGAGGCCCGATGTACTAATCGTAGAGCTCGGTGGAACTGTAGGAGATTACGAGGCTATGGCTTTCGTTGAAGCCCTCAGACAACTAAGATTGGAGCTAGGCAGTGGGAATTCGCTGCATGTTCACGTTACATATGTTCCTTTCGTTGAAACAGTAGGAGAATTTAAGACGAAGCCAGCTCAACTGTTCTTCAGGGAGATCCTAGCTGCAGGTCTACCGCCGGATATAGTTATCGCTAGGACCTCATCTCCTCTACCGGAAAACGTGAAGAAGAAGCTGGCTCTCTATGCTAGCGTCCCCCTTAATTCCGTTTTCGATGACCCGAACTTAAGCGTTACTTACGAGCTACCTCTATATCTGGAGAATCAAGGATTTGGTAAGATACTCTCCGAGAAGCTCCACATAGATGGCAGCCCCGATCTGAGCGAGTGGGAGGAGATAGTGAGGAAGTTCAAGGTAGGTATCAGGAAGAGGATAGCGATGGTCGGGAAATACTGGAGGATGGCGGATGTCTACATCTCCATATTAGAAGCAATTAAGCATGCCGGGGCCTTTCTAGGGGTCCTCCCGGAGATAATTCCCGTGGATTCTGAGTGTATAGAGAGGGGTGATGAACTGGAGAAGATGGAGGGCGCAGATGGAATAGTTTTAACACCAGGTTTCGGGTCGAGGGGGACCGAGGGGATGATATACGCCGCCTCTTGGGCGCTAAAAAATGAGAAGCCCTTCTTAGGCATATGCTTCGGCGCTCAGCTAGCTACAGTAGCTTTCGCTAGGGAGGTGATGGGCTGGAAGGGAGCTAATTCCACTGAGATAGACGCGAACACTCCGTGGCCTGTAGTAGATCTCCTCCCGGAGCAGAAGGCAGTCAAGGAGATCGGGGGAACGATGAGGCTCGGAGGTCACGAAGTCGTATTGCTGGGAGGGAAGCTGAGGGCCGCTTACGGGAGGGATAGGATAGTGGAGAGGTTCAGGCACAGGTATCACATAATAAAGGAGTACGCTGAGAGGATGGAAGGAGCGGGTTATAGAGTGACTGCAGTAGATCCCTCGGGGGAGATAATAAACGCCTTCGAAGTTGAAGGCCACCCATATTTCGTCGGAGTTCAGTTCCATCCGGAGTTCAAATCCAGGCCCGGGAGGCCCAGCCCGACATACGTCTCATTTATAGAAGCCGCTAAAGGGATCTGA
- a CDS encoding phosphatidate cytidylyltransferase, with amino-acid sequence MIGETIRKLIHVIFSLLLAIPLFLKGYIEPGIVYGAALALGGIIYSTQVKGLPEWLKASMQIPQVRHLEAMVESFEKLISMVERDYERRSGWLGMMSGLIGGASSYFIFGHHMIYGVLALVFVDGISAIFGMNFGRRGVPFSNKTIEGTLSGFLSFYIILIPITGKLIESLILAAASSISELYGIEDNISVPIVASAVSYFLGLPVLIYP; translated from the coding sequence ATGATCGGGGAGACTATAAGAAAGCTTATCCACGTGATCTTCTCACTCTTACTGGCTATCCCTCTATTTTTGAAGGGTTATATAGAGCCTGGGATCGTCTATGGAGCAGCTCTAGCCTTGGGAGGGATAATATATTCAACTCAGGTTAAGGGCCTTCCCGAATGGCTCAAGGCGAGTATGCAAATCCCCCAAGTCAGGCATCTGGAAGCTATGGTAGAATCCTTTGAGAAATTGATAAGCATGGTAGAGAGGGATTACGAGAGGAGGAGCGGATGGTTGGGCATGATGTCAGGTCTCATCGGAGGGGCATCCTCATACTTCATATTTGGACACCACATGATCTACGGCGTTTTAGCCCTAGTATTCGTTGACGGAATTTCCGCTATTTTCGGGATGAATTTTGGGAGAAGAGGTGTCCCGTTCAGCAATAAAACAATCGAAGGGACACTTTCCGGATTCTTGTCATTCTATATAATTTTGATCCCCATAACTGGTAAATTGATTGAGTCATTGATATTAGCGGCGGCCTCATCGATATCCGAGCTCTATGGTATTGAGGACAACATCTCAGTACCCATAGTCGCCTCAGCGGTATCTTACTTCTTGGGCCTACCGGTCCTAATATATCCCTGA
- a CDS encoding ArsR/SmtB family transcription factor produces MEWEIFTLEDERLKILGQEISSDIGRRILALLKERLMSPNDLAKELDLPITTVIFHIDKLQSAGLIRPVAKMAGKRGQKTLYTLASSAFIIMTSSEERDKIYEALRTIRTAPKEILVRSAIIGLLIGILMLFPWYMFTMNLYSKQVPELSPTNITQNVTGPLIKGMRYPNESIAEASSYEGKLNPLMFLVLGISASIVSATAASLMIARKSRKSGEL; encoded by the coding sequence ATGGAGTGGGAAATATTCACATTGGAGGACGAGAGACTTAAAATCTTGGGGCAAGAGATATCTAGCGATATTGGTAGGAGGATCCTAGCCCTTTTGAAGGAGAGATTAATGAGCCCCAATGATCTGGCCAAGGAGCTAGATCTTCCAATAACCACGGTAATATTCCACATAGATAAGCTTCAGAGCGCAGGTTTAATAAGGCCTGTAGCTAAAATGGCGGGTAAGAGGGGTCAGAAAACTCTCTACACACTGGCTTCCTCAGCATTCATAATCATGACCTCTAGCGAGGAGAGAGATAAAATATATGAGGCTCTCAGGACAATTAGAACAGCACCTAAGGAGATATTGGTGAGAAGCGCAATAATTGGCCTCCTTATAGGCATTCTCATGCTATTCCCGTGGTACATGTTCACTATGAACTTATACTCGAAGCAGGTCCCTGAGCTCTCTCCGACTAATATAACTCAGAATGTTACAGGGCCTCTAATTAAGGGAATGAGATACCCAAACGAGTCTATCGCTGAGGCTAGCAGCTATGAGGGTAAATTGAATCCTCTAATGTTCCTAGTACTCGGAATATCGGCATCCATAGTATCTGCGACTGCAGCATCACTCATGATCGCTAGAAAATCGAGAAAATCGGGGGAGCTATGA
- a CDS encoding Trm112 family protein gives MKRRLLDLLACPSCLSFPLELIVENEIKENRLPTTPERPLCERWCAFIGSQPEDPNNCIACMELEVMSGKLSCKSCGAEYRIEGGVPRMLRPDDTRF, from the coding sequence TTGAAGAGAAGACTCCTGGATCTGCTCGCATGCCCCTCATGTCTGAGCTTCCCCCTTGAATTAATAGTAGAGAACGAGATAAAAGAGAATAGGCTCCCCACCACGCCTGAGAGACCTTTATGTGAGAGATGGTGTGCTTTCATCGGTTCCCAACCTGAGGATCCCAATAATTGTATTGCGTGCATGGAGCTCGAGGTTATGAGTGGGAAGCTCTCCTGTAAGAGCTGCGGGGCTGAATACAGGATAGAGGGTGGCGTACCTAGGATGCTCAGACCTGACGATACAAGATTTTAA
- a CDS encoding phosphatidate cytidylyltransferase encodes MREKVISLIILTSIAIISLYTYLYFRPGPNEFLWLVILVAWILLVIFFIAKRVERWQNFYVARKIIHILTGGVAAFLAPYIFNSPAIPLIGGLGMFALTFIPRLEGKKFDWFQVEGNWGEVWFCLTWTLVVCGFWYLDLNAGIASALFMAVGDGVTGIVRNKVYGRWSKGLAGSLAMLLVSLPIGWYYKGLPGIIASLVATAIEKMKGVDDNITVPLISALVMFLLPQGIG; translated from the coding sequence ATGAGAGAAAAAGTCATAAGTCTAATAATCCTGACCTCGATCGCGATAATCTCGCTGTATACCTATCTTTACTTCAGACCCGGTCCTAATGAGTTCCTCTGGTTGGTTATCTTAGTTGCATGGATACTCCTAGTCATTTTCTTCATAGCTAAGAGGGTGGAGAGATGGCAGAACTTCTATGTCGCAAGGAAGATAATACACATACTCACTGGAGGTGTTGCAGCATTCCTAGCTCCTTACATCTTCAATTCGCCGGCCATACCCCTGATCGGAGGATTAGGAATGTTTGCACTCACTTTCATCCCGAGACTTGAGGGGAAGAAGTTCGATTGGTTCCAAGTAGAGGGGAACTGGGGTGAGGTCTGGTTCTGTCTGACTTGGACACTTGTCGTATGCGGGTTCTGGTACTTGGATCTGAATGCTGGCATAGCTTCAGCGCTTTTCATGGCTGTAGGTGATGGAGTCACCGGTATAGTGAGGAATAAGGTTTATGGAAGGTGGAGTAAGGGTCTTGCCGGAAGTTTAGCGATGCTTCTAGTTTCCTTACCCATAGGATGGTATTATAAGGGTCTCCCTGGGATAATCGCATCTTTGGTTGCTACAGCGATCGAAAAAATGAAGGGAGTAGATGATAATATAACGGTACCGCTTATATCGGCCTTAGTGATGTTCTTACTCCCTCAGGGGATTGGATGA
- a CDS encoding cytochrome b, with translation MSCEERSCISRFVDWLIDRLGMKSLSELKVYRHTLHPLYSLGGLTTLMFAILGITGILLLMFYVPVFGESNLAYDSIVRIMEEVAYGSVIRSLHNYAANLMILLAMLHFLRVYFMGAYKRPHELTYVIGILAGLLAILGGVTGYSLRMDHIAAEAIRIGNTLVSNMPGGKWIAPLIYGIGTFDEIIGRYFAYHILVAGLIALLALLHFLMVHEHHASPPYDGSDPEPAVPFFPNHLLTEISAIFVVLGALIILSAAFPAELGQKFLPTETLPVGQPEWYLMAIYAGIKTGVDPFLAFAVVPGIMLLVLVLMPWIDPAYSRHPRNRRIATLYGSILLGEFIVFTIYGTLTPGQEIPLIYAIAVGLVTAIIIGLPVAKYTSKPIPPKKAARVGRVRHKPQILDQAKYILALILIIQAVSLALGVNSHLQGLYSLAAIYFGISIMALGWVIFIAKVITLDIPYITRQKEVKI, from the coding sequence ATGAGTTGCGAGGAGAGAAGCTGCATATCGAGGTTCGTTGATTGGTTAATCGATAGATTGGGTATGAAGAGCCTCTCGGAACTGAAGGTCTATAGACATACATTGCATCCCCTCTACAGCCTAGGAGGACTGACCACTCTGATGTTCGCGATTCTAGGGATCACTGGAATACTGCTACTGATGTTCTACGTTCCTGTCTTTGGGGAGAGTAATTTAGCTTACGATAGTATAGTCAGGATAATGGAGGAGGTCGCTTACGGGTCCGTAATAAGGAGCCTTCATAACTACGCGGCCAACCTCATGATACTCCTCGCGATGCTGCACTTCCTCAGGGTCTACTTCATGGGGGCTTATAAGAGGCCCCACGAACTGACTTATGTTATTGGTATACTAGCAGGGCTGCTCGCGATATTGGGTGGAGTGACGGGTTACTCGCTCAGGATGGATCATATAGCGGCTGAGGCGATAAGGATAGGGAATACGCTCGTATCCAACATGCCCGGGGGGAAGTGGATAGCTCCCCTCATATACGGGATAGGCACTTTCGATGAGATAATAGGTAGGTACTTCGCCTATCACATACTCGTAGCGGGGCTCATAGCTTTACTAGCACTGCTGCACTTCCTGATGGTTCATGAGCATCATGCTTCTCCGCCTTACGATGGCTCTGATCCCGAGCCTGCAGTTCCATTCTTCCCCAACCATCTATTGACTGAGATCTCAGCTATCTTCGTAGTCTTAGGAGCCCTCATAATACTATCGGCAGCATTCCCGGCGGAACTCGGTCAGAAGTTCCTACCAACTGAAACCCTACCAGTTGGCCAGCCTGAGTGGTACCTGATGGCGATTTATGCTGGGATAAAAACAGGAGTAGATCCATTCCTGGCCTTCGCAGTCGTCCCAGGCATAATGCTACTGGTGCTCGTCCTCATGCCATGGATAGACCCTGCGTATAGCAGGCACCCCAGGAACAGGAGGATAGCGACTCTATACGGCTCAATACTCTTGGGAGAATTTATAGTGTTCACGATATATGGTACTCTGACGCCGGGTCAGGAGATCCCGCTCATCTACGCTATAGCAGTTGGCCTGGTTACGGCCATAATAATAGGGCTGCCGGTAGCGAAGTACACTTCGAAGCCCATTCCGCCTAAGAAGGCAGCTAGAGTGGGAAGAGTGAGGCATAAGCCCCAGATACTGGATCAAGCTAAGTATATCTTAGCGCTTATCCTGATAATACAAGCAGTCTCTCTCGCTCTAGGGGTTAACTCCCACCTACAGGGGCTCTACTCGCTCGCAGCTATATACTTCGGTATCTCAATAATGGCTTTAGGATGGGTAATATTCATAGCTAAAGTCATAACATTAGATATTCCTTACATAACAAGGCAAAAAGAGGTAAAAATATGA